A single region of the Mycobacterium lentiflavum genome encodes:
- a CDS encoding HNH endonuclease signature motif containing protein, whose translation MSSSGCETIDEVFERRYPSATPDSATLVDRIRSSARLENRAAAAQLVAIGDLFGYRLSRCSDTEAWAVDTMEAVAAEVAAALRIGQGLAASRLRYARAMRERLPRVAEVFETGDIDYRTFQTIVYRTDLLIDDEVLARVDAELAVKVPRWPSMTQGRLAGQVDSIVMRADADAVRRRKERQCGREIWIGDIGDGISEIHGSLLTPDARALEKRLNALSGTVCEHDPRGLDERRADALGALAVAADRLGCRCGRPDCAAGDRPAASPVVIHVIAEQATIAGTGSVPASQLGADGLIAPELVAELAKSAKMVPLIHPADAPPEPGYVPSRALRDFVRCRDLTCRWPGCDRPAIECDLDHTIPYASGGPTHASNLKCYCRTHHLVKTFWGWRDEQLPDGTLILTSPAGQTHVTTPGSALLFPSLCLATGGAPAPEVDLPQDYCGERIAMMPLRRRTRAQNRAARIAVERRRNQTARVGPAPPEADEEPPPF comes from the coding sequence ATGAGTTCGAGTGGCTGCGAAACGATCGACGAGGTCTTCGAACGGCGCTATCCATCCGCCACGCCCGACTCCGCGACCTTGGTGGATCGAATCCGCTCGTCCGCGCGACTGGAGAACCGGGCAGCGGCCGCCCAACTGGTGGCCATCGGGGATCTGTTCGGCTATCGGCTATCTCGTTGTTCGGACACCGAAGCGTGGGCGGTCGACACCATGGAGGCGGTGGCCGCCGAAGTGGCGGCGGCATTGCGGATCGGTCAGGGACTGGCGGCCAGCCGTCTGCGGTACGCCCGCGCAATGCGTGAGCGGCTGCCGAGGGTCGCGGAAGTCTTCGAGACCGGCGACATCGACTATCGGACGTTTCAGACCATCGTCTATCGCACCGATCTGCTGATCGACGACGAGGTACTGGCCAGAGTCGACGCGGAGCTGGCCGTCAAGGTGCCGCGTTGGCCATCGATGACCCAGGGTCGTCTCGCCGGACAGGTGGACAGCATCGTCATGCGGGCCGACGCGGATGCCGTCCGGCGGCGTAAGGAACGCCAGTGCGGGCGCGAGATCTGGATCGGCGACATCGGGGACGGCATCTCGGAGATCCACGGTTCCTTACTGACTCCAGATGCGCGGGCTCTGGAAAAGCGGCTGAATGCGTTGTCCGGCACGGTGTGTGAGCATGATCCTCGAGGCCTCGACGAGCGCCGGGCGGACGCGCTGGGGGCGCTGGCTGTAGCGGCCGACCGGCTCGGCTGCCGGTGTGGCCGGCCGGACTGCGCGGCGGGCGACCGGCCGGCCGCATCGCCCGTCGTCATTCATGTGATCGCCGAGCAGGCCACGATCGCGGGCACCGGTTCGGTGCCGGCCTCCCAGCTCGGAGCGGATGGCCTCATCGCACCGGAACTCGTTGCAGAACTGGCCAAGTCGGCCAAGATGGTGCCACTGATCCATCCCGCCGACGCGCCGCCGGAGCCCGGGTACGTGCCGTCCAGGGCGTTGCGGGATTTTGTGCGATGCCGGGACCTGACGTGCCGCTGGCCCGGCTGCGACCGCCCGGCGATCGAGTGTGACCTTGACCATACGATCCCGTACGCCAGCGGGGGACCGACCCACGCGTCGAACCTCAAGTGCTACTGCCGCACGCATCACCTGGTCAAGACGTTCTGGGGATGGCGCGACGAGCAGCTGCCGGACGGGACATTGATCCTGACGTCGCCGGCCGGGCAAACCCACGTCACCACACCGGGCAGCGCGCTGCTCTTTCCGAGTCTATGCCTGGCGACGGGCGGTGCGCCGGCTCCCGAAGTCGATCTGCCGCAGGATTATTGCGGCGAGCGGATCGCGATGATGCCCCTCCGACGTCGCACCCGCGCCCAGAACCGCGCCGCGCGGATCGCCGTCGAGCGTCGACGGAATCAAACAGCGCGTGTCGGCCCGGCACCTCCCGAGGCCGACGAAGAACCTCCACCATTCTGA